From the Streptomyces nodosus genome, the window GGGTACGCGCGCGGAACACGTGTGGAATACATGCCGCTGTGCCGCCGTTGTGGACAGCGGCTCGGACCGGACACCAGAACGCCACCAGAAAGAGGGACAACGACATGAGCAGCACCGTGGAGCTCACCAAGGAGAACTTCGACCAGACGGTCCAGGACAACGAATTCGTCCTGATCGACTTCTGGGCGTCCTGGTGTGGGCCGTGCCGTCAGTTCGCCCCCGTGTACGAGAAGGCCGCGGCGGAGAACCCGGACCTGGTGTTCGGCAAGGTGGACACCGAGGCGCAGCCCGAGCTGGCGGCGGCCTTCGGTATCCAGTCGATCCCGACGCTGATGATCGTCCGGGACCGGGTGGCGGTCTTCGCCCAGCCGGGTGCACTGCCGCAGTCCGCTCTCGACGACGTCATCGGGCAGGCGCGGAAGCTGGACATGGACGAGGTCCGCCAGGCGGTCGCCGAGCAGCAGTCCAAGGCCGAGCAGAACGGTCACTGACGTCCGGCTCGCCGGCCGCTCAGCTCGATTCCCGGTGGACGACGCGCGCTCCGAGCACCTGGTGCACCTCCGGTACGCCGCCGGGGTCGCGCACCACACGGTCGACCAGCTCGGCCAGATCGCGTCCGGACGGCAGTTCGATGTGGACGGTGCTCAGCCGGGGCCGCAGCAGCCGCCCCAGCATCAGGTCGTCGGCACCGACCACGGCCGTTCCCGCCGGGATGTCCACGCCGGCGTCCAGCAGGGCGCGCATCAGCAGCATCGCGTACTCGTCGTTGTAGGCGAAGACGGCGTCCAGGCCCAGGGAGCGCCAGCGCCCGGCGAGCCGGGCGGCGGCCTCCTCCTCGTAGGTCAGCGGAAGCTCGGTGACGGTCGCGCCGGTGCCCTCCAGGGCGCGCCGCACCCCCGCGAGGCGGGGCCTGGAGAAGTGCTCAAGTCCGGGTTCGCCCGGGACGACGACCCCGATGCGACGGCGTCCCCGGGCCAGCAGATGCGCCCCGGCGCTGTGTCCGACCCCGACATGGTCCAGCAGCAGCGCATGGGCGCCCTCGACGCGTTCGGGGCCCAGGGTGACGACGGCACGCGCTCCGGAGCGCTTGAGGATGTGCACTCCCCGGGGGCCCAGTCCGCCGTCGGGCACCACCACCGCGACCGGGCGCAGTTCGGCCCAGGCGCGGGCGGCCTCGTCGCCGTTCAGGCCGATGCCGCCGTACTGCACCACGGTGTAGTCGAAACGGCCGAGGGCCCACTGGAGATCGTTGAAGAACTGGCTGTGCAGCGGGCCCACCGGGACCCGAGGCGCGGGCATGAGCACCATACGGCTGTGCCCGGCGCGCAGACTGCGGGCGGCGGCGTGCGGGACGTACCCCAACTCCTCGGCGGCCTCGTGGACACGGCGGCGCGTGGCTTCGCTGATGCGTACGGCGCTGGTGTTGTTCAGGACGTACGAGACGGTCGCGCGCGAGACTCCGGCCAGGCGTGCCACATCGGCACTCGTCGGCACGGCGGTGGGTGCGGGCGACGAAGGTACGGGCTGTTCCGGTAAATGCACCATGACGTACGCATCTTGGCAGAACGCCCGGGGTCACGGGCACCGGGCCCCGGCGCGTCGCCGCCCCGAGGACGCGTGCGGCCCGGGGTGGTCCGTCACCGGAATCCGCCGCCGACGCCCGGGCGGCACAAGGCCGTTGGGGCCGTACGCTGTGACCATGGGCGATGCGTCGATGGTCGGTCTGCTGGGGCGTGTCACCGGTGCCGTCGGGCCCGGTCTGGTCGGCGAGGTGATCGTCCGGGTGCGTGGCGGCGCCGAGCACTTCCTGGCCCACCCCGCGCACGGCACGGGCCGTATCGAGCCGGGCACGCTGATCATGGTGGTGGAGTACCTTCCGCCGCGGACCGTGTATGTGGAGACGGTGTACGACGGTTGAGCCCGCCGCCGGGCGGCCCGAGGCCGGACCCATCAGGACGGTGACAAGACGCCCGCGACGTCTTCACCTCGGGCCTCCGCGGGCGCACACTCCCCTCGTTCGGTGCCGACCCGGCACCAGGCGGAGGGGGCGTGGACCGATGGTCATGGGCGTCGTCGCGGGGGCGGCAGTTCTCGCGCTGATCCTGCTCGTCGGGATCTTCAAGCTGATGTGGCGCGTCGCTGAGCCCAACGAGGCACTGATCATCTCCGGTTCGGCACACCGGACCGAAGGCCTCGAGGAGGGCATGGGTTTCCGCATCGTCACCGGGCGCGGCACGCTGGTGCTGCCCGGTGTGCAGGCGGTGCGCAAGCTGTCCCTCGATCTCAACGAGACCGAACTGCAGGTGGACTGCGTGACCCACCAGGGCATTCCGCTGAAGGTGCGGGGCGTGGTCATCTTCAAGGTGGGCGACGACCTGGTGTCGATCGCCAATGCCGCACGGCGCTTCCTCGACCAGCAGAAGCTGATGGCGGAGCGGGTCCACAATGTGTTCGCGGGTCATCTCCGCTCCATCGTGGGCGGTCTGACGGTCGAGGACATGATCCGGGACCGGGAGAAGCTCACCGGGCAGACCCGGGCCGCCTGCGGCACCGAGATGGAGAAGCTCGGCCTGATCGTTGACTCCCTGCAGATCCATGAGATCGAGGACCCGACGGGTTACATCCAGAACCTGGCCGCACCGCACGCCGCGGCGGTGCAGCGGGACGCGCGCATCGCGCAGGCGGAGGCCAATCGTCTCGCCACCGAGGCGGAGCAGCAGTCGTTCGCACGGATGGCGGAGGCGACCCGGGACAGCGAGATCCTCCAGGCCGGCTATCAGGCGGAGCGCGACAAGGCGGGTGCGAAGGCGCGCCAGGCCGGTCCACTCGCGGACGCGGCGGCCCGTCAGGAGGTCGTGGTGCAGGAGACCCGCGTCGCGGAGCTCGAGGCGCACCGTCGTGAGCAGCAGCTCCAGGCGGACGTCCGCAAGCCCGCGGACGCGGCGGCCTACGAGAGGCGCACCCTGGCCGAGGCCGAGCGGGATGCGCGGATCTCGGCGGCGCAGGCCACCGCCAGGGAGACCGAGCTGGCGGCTGTGGCCGAGGCGACCCGGGTCAAGACGGCCGCGGGCGCGGAGGCGGAGGCGACCAGGACGCGGGGTGAGGCGACCGCGGCGGCGACCCGGGCCACCGGTGAGGCGGAGGCCGCCGCGGCTCGGGCGAGGGGTCTGGCCACCGCCGAGGCGGCCCGGGCCGGGGGTCTCGCGGAGGC encodes:
- the trxA gene encoding thioredoxin, which encodes MSSTVELTKENFDQTVQDNEFVLIDFWASWCGPCRQFAPVYEKAAAENPDLVFGKVDTEAQPELAAAFGIQSIPTLMIVRDRVAVFAQPGALPQSALDDVIGQARKLDMDEVRQAVAEQQSKAEQNGH
- a CDS encoding LacI family DNA-binding transcriptional regulator codes for the protein MVHLPEQPVPSSPAPTAVPTSADVARLAGVSRATVSYVLNNTSAVRISEATRRRVHEAAEELGYVPHAAARSLRAGHSRMVLMPAPRVPVGPLHSQFFNDLQWALGRFDYTVVQYGGIGLNGDEAARAWAELRPVAVVVPDGGLGPRGVHILKRSGARAVVTLGPERVEGAHALLLDHVGVGHSAGAHLLARGRRRIGVVVPGEPGLEHFSRPRLAGVRRALEGTGATVTELPLTYEEEAAARLAGRWRSLGLDAVFAYNDEYAMLLMRALLDAGVDIPAGTAVVGADDLMLGRLLRPRLSTVHIELPSGRDLAELVDRVVRDPGGVPEVHQVLGARVVHRESS
- a CDS encoding flotillin family protein, which codes for MVMGVVAGAAVLALILLVGIFKLMWRVAEPNEALIISGSAHRTEGLEEGMGFRIVTGRGTLVLPGVQAVRKLSLDLNETELQVDCVTHQGIPLKVRGVVIFKVGDDLVSIANAARRFLDQQKLMAERVHNVFAGHLRSIVGGLTVEDMIRDREKLTGQTRAACGTEMEKLGLIVDSLQIHEIEDPTGYIQNLAAPHAAAVQRDARIAQAEANRLATEAEQQSFARMAEATRDSEILQAGYQAERDKAGAKARQAGPLADAAARQEVVVQETRVAELEAHRREQQLQADVRKPADAAAYERRTLAEAERDARISAAQATARETELAAVAEATRVKTAAGAEAEATRTRGEATAAATRATGEAEAAAARARGLATAEAARAGGLAEAEAIKARAGALAENQEAVIAQQLAEKWPEIVQAGASAFGSVDNMVLLNGADGMAETFTKALTMGGTGLGLARHLLSSMNKNGNGATGTGAAGPDVVPSRRPERIEVEEDES